A genomic region of Synechococcus sp. NOUM97013 contains the following coding sequences:
- the psbD gene encoding photosystem II D2 protein (photosystem q(a) protein) codes for MTIAVGRAPQRGWFDVLDDWLKRDRFVFVGWSGILLFPTAYLAIGGWLTGTTFVTSWYTHGIASSYLEGCNFLTAAVSTPADAMGHSLLLLWGPEAQGDFVRWCQLGGLWAFVALHGAFALIGFMLRQFEIARLVGIRPYNAIAFSGPIAVFVSVFLMYPLGQSSWFFAPSFGVAAIFRFLLFLQGFHNWTLNPFHMMGVAGILGGALLCAIHGATVENTLFEDGEQANTFKAFEPTQEEETYSMVTANRFWSQIFGIAFSNKRWLHFFMLFVPVMGLWTSSIGIIGLALNLRAYDFVSQEIRAAEDPEFETFYTKNILLNEGLRAWMAPADQPHENFVFPEEVLPRGNAL; via the coding sequence ATGACGATCGCTGTAGGACGCGCGCCTCAGCGGGGATGGTTTGACGTCCTCGATGACTGGCTCAAGCGCGACCGCTTCGTTTTTGTCGGCTGGTCCGGCATTCTTCTCTTCCCCACGGCCTACCTGGCCATCGGTGGCTGGCTCACAGGCACCACCTTTGTTACCTCCTGGTACACCCACGGCATCGCCTCTTCGTACCTGGAAGGTTGCAACTTCCTGACAGCTGCTGTGTCCACCCCCGCTGATGCGATGGGTCACAGCCTTCTGCTGCTCTGGGGCCCTGAAGCCCAGGGTGACTTCGTTCGCTGGTGTCAGCTCGGTGGCCTTTGGGCCTTCGTGGCCCTGCACGGCGCCTTCGCTCTGATCGGCTTCATGCTGCGTCAGTTCGAGATCGCCCGTCTGGTCGGCATCCGCCCCTACAACGCCATCGCCTTCTCCGGTCCGATCGCGGTGTTCGTCAGCGTCTTCCTGATGTACCCCCTCGGCCAGAGCAGCTGGTTCTTCGCGCCCTCCTTTGGTGTGGCTGCGATCTTCCGCTTCCTTCTCTTCCTTCAGGGCTTCCATAACTGGACCCTGAATCCTTTCCACATGATGGGCGTCGCCGGCATCCTCGGCGGTGCACTGCTTTGCGCCATTCACGGTGCCACCGTGGAAAACACCTTGTTTGAGGACGGCGAGCAGGCCAACACCTTTAAGGCGTTCGAGCCCACTCAGGAAGAAGAGACCTATTCCATGGTCACCGCCAACCGCTTCTGGAGCCAAATCTTCGGAATTGCGTTCTCCAACAAGCGCTGGCTGCACTTCTTCATGCTGTTCGTGCCTGTGATGGGCCTGTGGACCAGCTCCATCGGCATCATCGGTCTGGCCCTCAACCTGCGCGCCTATGACTTCGTGTCCCAGGAAATCCGCGCTGCAGAAGATCCCGAATTCGAGACCTTCTACACCAAGAACATCCTTCTGAATGAAGGTCTGCGTGCCTGGATGGCACCGGCTGACCAGCCGCACGAAAACTTCGTCTTCCCTGAAGAGGTTCTGCCCCGTGGAAACGCCCTTTAA
- a CDS encoding photosystem I assembly protein Ycf4: MAADLLEQPVVGSRRLSNVLVAAMVTIGGVGFLFASLSSYLGRDLLPLGHPAGLVFVPQGLIMGLYSIAAALLATYLWSVIAIDVGAGSNRFDKSAGLVTISRRGFRRPISVEIPMKDIQAVKVEVRDGFNTRRRVSLRVQGRRDMPLTRVGEPLPLAQLEQDGAELARFLGVNLEGL; this comes from the coding sequence ATGGCCGCTGATCTGCTCGAACAACCTGTCGTCGGTTCCCGGCGACTCTCCAATGTCTTGGTGGCTGCCATGGTCACCATCGGCGGCGTTGGATTTCTTTTCGCCTCTTTGTCCAGTTACCTCGGGCGTGATCTGCTTCCGCTCGGGCATCCCGCGGGTCTGGTGTTTGTCCCTCAGGGCCTGATCATGGGGCTTTACAGCATTGCTGCCGCTTTGCTGGCCACTTATCTGTGGTCTGTGATTGCCATCGATGTGGGCGCTGGTTCCAATCGTTTCGACAAGTCAGCTGGGCTGGTGACCATTTCCCGTCGCGGCTTCCGCCGCCCTATCAGTGTGGAAATTCCCATGAAGGACATCCAGGCTGTGAAGGTAGAGGTGCGTGATGGTTTCAACACCCGTCGTCGCGTTTCCTTGCGTGTCCAGGGCCGTCGCGACATGCCATTGACCCGTGTGGGTGAGCCGCTTCCCCTCGCACAGCTTGAGCAAGACGGTGCTGAGCTGGCTCGTTTCCTGGGGGTGAACCTTGAAGGACTCTGA
- a CDS encoding peptidylprolyl isomerase, with translation MALCLPLLVSCASETTASMPVGCEQSSSPCLQGKASVEITTSKGAITLELDGDAAPVTAGNFLDLVKRGVYDGTVFHRVVREPVPFVVQGGDPASSDVSTPKSQYGTGSFVDPSSGQARFIPLELSFNGDERPRYSRVVSNPSELLQLKLTHERGALAMARSQAPDSASAQFYIALKPLPELDGRYAVFGRVTEGLDVVDAIRQDDKIIKATVLTPGL, from the coding sequence ATGGCGCTCTGCCTGCCGTTGCTGGTGAGCTGTGCCTCTGAGACCACCGCTTCCATGCCGGTTGGTTGTGAACAGTCATCCAGTCCTTGTCTTCAAGGCAAAGCGTCTGTGGAGATCACTACCAGCAAAGGTGCGATCACCCTGGAACTCGATGGTGATGCGGCCCCTGTCACCGCGGGCAATTTCCTTGATCTGGTCAAACGCGGCGTCTACGACGGCACCGTGTTTCACCGTGTTGTGCGTGAACCCGTGCCGTTTGTGGTTCAAGGCGGTGATCCAGCTTCCAGTGATGTCTCCACTCCCAAGAGCCAGTACGGCACAGGAAGCTTTGTTGACCCGTCCTCGGGTCAGGCCCGCTTCATCCCTCTGGAGCTGTCGTTTAACGGTGACGAGCGTCCGCGCTACAGCCGGGTGGTGAGCAACCCGAGTGAACTGCTGCAGCTGAAACTGACCCATGAGCGTGGAGCTTTGGCCATGGCGCGCTCCCAGGCTCCGGATTCAGCCAGTGCGCAGTTCTACATCGCGCTGAAGCCTCTTCCCGAGTTGGATGGGCGCTACGCCGTGTTCGGTCGCGTCACCGAAGGGCTTGATGTGGTGGATGCCATCCGTCAGGACGACAAGATCATCAAAGCAACGGTGCTGACGCCGGGTCTTTGA
- the ilvN gene encoding acetolactate synthase small subunit: MKHTLSVLVEDESGALSRIAGLFARRGFNIDSLAVGPGEAEGRSRLTMVVEGDEQTVQQMTKQLDKLVNVLQVLDLSQRPAVERELMLMKVSAPAQQRSGILELVQVFRAKVVDVADDALTLEVVGDPGKLVALERLMAPYGILEIARTGKVALERASGVNTELLKASISGGRVPA; the protein is encoded by the coding sequence ATGAAGCACACCCTGTCGGTCCTGGTGGAGGACGAATCTGGAGCTCTCAGCCGCATTGCCGGCCTGTTCGCCCGCCGCGGATTCAACATCGACAGCCTGGCTGTCGGTCCGGGCGAAGCAGAAGGACGCTCCAGGCTGACCATGGTCGTTGAAGGCGACGAACAGACCGTTCAGCAGATGACCAAACAGCTCGACAAGCTGGTCAACGTGCTTCAGGTGCTGGATCTTTCCCAAAGGCCTGCTGTTGAACGTGAATTGATGCTGATGAAGGTGTCGGCCCCAGCACAGCAACGCAGCGGCATCCTGGAACTCGTTCAGGTGTTCCGCGCCAAGGTGGTGGATGTCGCGGATGACGCGCTCACCCTTGAGGTGGTGGGTGACCCTGGGAAACTGGTTGCCCTGGAACGTCTGATGGCTCCCTACGGCATTCTCGAGATCGCGAGAACCGGCAAGGTCGCTCTTGAGCGTGCTTCAGGTGTGAACACTGAATTACTGAAAGCCTCCATCAGCGGCGGGCGTGTGCCCGCCTGA